TTCTGCTGGTCTGAGGCGTCATACGAAAAATGGTAGGTCACATCAGCCACCACGTAGTCAAAACCAGCAGTAATGGCTGCGGAGGTCTCGGCGTCAATGGCTGTGAGTTTGCGGGCGGCTGCGTTTTCAGACTTGTTGTATTCGGCCAGGCGTGCCACTTCGGCTTCGGCTGCTTCGGCTGCGCGGGCGGCTTCCCATTCTTCGACAGTAATGTATCCCTCTGGCTGTTCATCCCATATTTCGGGGTTGCCATCTGGCGAGTAAAAAGTAGTCATAGTATCCCCCTATACAGGCACGATTTTGATTTTTATGCAGCCTTGACGACCTGCGGAACCGCCGCTACCTGGGTAAGTACCTGGGTTCTCGCTTGCTGTAGCCCCTCTCCCACCAGAGCCGCCATTACCGTAGTAGCCATCATAGGAGGTCGCACCACCTCCGCCACCACCTCCACCGCCATAAAATGCACTTTTTCCTGCAGCGCCGCCACCGGCCGCACTCCCATAGGAAGCCCCACCCGCGCCACCGTTGCCGGGCCTGGCCTCGCCGCCAGACCAACCGCCACCTGGTTCACCGTTTCCGCCGCCACCTCCGCCACGCGCAGTAAGCAACGCTCCAAAAGAGGACGTACCACTTACTCCGCCAACAGTAAGTACATATGAGGTGCCTTTTGTCAGATTTTGCGTAGTCTGTGTACGCTCACCAGCTCCACCTCCACCACCACCTCCACCACTCCAAGCCCATGAGCTGTCTTCATAGTAACCACTTATTCCTTTTCCCCCGGCACCCCCGTTGCCGCCTCCACCAACAGCCGTTATTTGATAACGGCCCGTTTCTGGTACAACCCAGGTACGAGAGGAAGTAATAACCTGTTCACCTATAATGCCAACCAATCTGTCGAATGCCGTTTTTACTCCCTTGGGGGAAATGGAAATACCGCTTGTAGCATCGGCGTTCTGCTCAAAGTCATCGACCAGCTTGACGTGCCCGAAAAACTGACTGTCGCCCTTGCCATATTTTTTTCCGCTTTCATCCAAGTGGGCAGCAAGCGAAAGCGTACCGGGGGCGGGTAAGCCTTGCCCCTCTTCAATAGGGCCTGAGACATCAAGACCATCTCCAACAATGACCGTTCCAGCGCTGTTTTTTGTCGCTAGATTAATCTCCGGCGGCGGGGGAACAGAAATTATTCCCCCTTCCGTCACGGCAATACCTTCGCCGATTTTAACGATGCCCGCCTTGTCCTTGCTAGCCAGATCAGGCGACTTTGCTTCCACACCGTCTACGCGTCCGGAGAGGGCCACCATGCCTTTTCGCAGCTCCAGGGTGTCATCTTCCAAAACCACGACTCGCTCGACTGCACCCTCCAAGCCAGCCTCCGCGACCGCCATTCGCGCATCGTTCTGGGCGGCAAGCGCGTCCAGCCCGGCCAGCGCCTCGGCGAGGCGCGGCACATCCTCATCCTGCTGGTTGGCCAGATCTGGCAGCGGCAGCCCAAGATACGGAGTTTTATTGTCTACCATAAAAGCTCCTACGCCACGGCCATAAGCCGGATGTTGCTTACCTGGGGGCGGGCCGCAATGGTGCCGGTCAGAGCGAGCCGTACTTTAATGAGACTCGCGTCCGCCAACGCCGATGTAAACTTGAATTCCACCTCGCCCTCACCCTGGGTGACGGTACCGCTCACAGTCATGGCTTCCCACGCGCCGCCGTCAATCTGTATTTCCGGCGTCACGCCAGCGCCGGAGGGAATGACGGCATCGTAAATGAGCACGGCTCGCGTGGCTCCGGCGGCGGGAATGCTGCGACTGTAGTAGTCCGCGGACTCCTGCACGCTGCCAGCCAGCAACTGTGAGCCAGGCCAAAGCACAGGCGACCCCTTGGCGTCGCCAAGCAGCTTGGCGGTTACGGAAATACCGCCGCTGACGGGCTCCGTCAGGCGCACGGGCTGGCCTTCGGCAACGGTCAGCACCGTGCCGCTGGGCAGCTCCAGGGCGTATTCCAGACGTGTTTGCGATGTTGGGGTTTCGGCCAGCGACAGCAGGACCACGTCCGTGGCGGCAGAGGACAATGTGGCACTGCCAAGGGGCACGGTGGCGGCCCCATCGGCGAAAGAGGCCCCAAGAAGCCGGAAGGTCAGGTCGCGGTTCTGATGCGCCGTCCAGGTGACAGCGTTGCTTGACGAGAGCAGCACCCCTACGCTGTAGGGCTGGGCGCTCACCCACTGTTGCAGCGTGGAGTCAAACTGGCTCAGTTCCGCGATAGCCAGGGCCGTTGTCGCGTCATTGCAGAGCACGACCACGGCATAGTCGGTGGCGGCAGCCAGCGGCACAGGGGCATCAAACAACACGCGCGTGTGTCCGCCGCCGGAAACCACTATTTGCGACGACGGCACAATGGCCTCGGCAAGCACGGTCCGGGTGGGATAGCCGCCGCTCACCTCGCGGATCTGCACGCGCACTTCGCCACCTTTTGCCAGAAACCACAAATCCACGCCCGCCAGCTGCACACCTTCGTCCAGAATGAACGTCTGGGCCAGGGGATCGATGACGGTGGACGTGATCGTCTGCACCTGGCGCAGGGTGGTTGCCGTCAGCGTGCCTTGCCCCACAAATGTGGCGCTGCCCTTGGTGCCGCCTGCTCCGGTAAATGCCACGGCTTTCGCCCCGGCAGGGATGTCTGCCGGGATGGTGAAAGAGCCGGTGAGAATGCCGGAAGCATTGGCAGCCAGATTGTTTTGCTTGGCGGACACGTTAACACCGTCAAATACGATTGATTGCAGCTTTTCTTTCGGGCCAAAACCCGAAATCGTGAAGGCCACATCAATCTGACGCAGATACTCGAGCTCGGACGTTGTCGAGCCCACCGCCTCGGTCTTGCTTGATGTGCTTGTGTATGTCGTGCCGTGATCCCACGCCCCAGGCGCGTAGACCATGTTTGTAATCCGTCTGGTTTCAGTGCTGGTCCAATCAGTTTTGGTTTCCGTCCAGCGGTCAACCGCTGGCTCGAGCACGACATCAGCGGGCATGGGGTCAAAAGCCTGATAGGGGTTAACGAGCATGCTGCCGGTTTTGTATGGCTGGGCGAGCAGGACGCGCGGCGTGTAGTTGCGGGCCTTGGGCGTTGCAATGTCGGCCGACAGCCCATACACCCGGGCTGAAACCGGCAGGGTGAGTACCCCGCCCACCACGGCAGCGGTCTGTGCGATGCCTTGATCTCGCATACTGTCGTCGCGCAGCGGGTCAACAAACATACCCACGCGTGCGCCAGACTCGCGGGTAGCCACGTCAGCCTCCAGGCGCTGCCGGGCAATTTCCTGCAGCACATAGTCCACACGGTTTACAAGGGCCTCCATGTCGCTCCAGGGCACAACATGCACACCGTCGTTTTTTACGGTTCCGGGGCCGCGCCAGGTCTGCACGATGCTGGCCAGGGAAAGCATGGTTGCGGGCACTGCCGGAGCCAGAGCATTGCTTTCCGACGCTACCCCTTGCAGCCATGAAAACACGCCGTCCGCACTGATGCACAGTCTGTCGATGCGCGGCAGAGCCTGCTGATACGACACCATGATGCCCGTGCCAGGCACCGCGCCGCTGACGGTAAAGCCGTCAAAGTCCACATCGCCCGGGGTCAGGCTCTTGTCCAGATATGTGTACGTGACCGTGTATGTGGAACCAGGATCGGGTTCCGCCCCTGCAGGCGACCAGTCAACCTTGTCGCCATTTTTTTTGTAGTCATTGCCCGCCTCATACACAGTGTCGCCCTGTTTGACATTCACAAGCGACATGACGGACGTATCAGGCAAGGAGTCGGACGCGCCGGCATATGCGCCGTGCACCAGCGACACGGTCTTTTGAAGGGTCACGCGCAGGGCCGTGATCTCATTGATAGGCGGATGCGCAACGGCGATGCGTTGCGTGGCGCTGCCGTCCGCTTCTATGACTTCGGTGTCAATAAAGCGCAGATCGGGCGCTGCCGTGTAACTGATCCGGCGCGAGGTGAGCAACTCGACTCCGTAGCCGTTCACGCGGCAGCGGCCCTCAGTGACCGTGTACACCTGCGAGCCCCCAACACTGTCCGCTGCGCGCACCAGCATGCCCGAGCTGACATATGTGCCGCCGCCGGTCGAATCGCGGTCATAGCGGGCTATGCCCTGGTTAAAGCTGTCAAGGTTGGGCGGCGTCTCTTTGGCCCTGGGTACGCCGTCGTCAATGGAGTGCACGGGGTAAAATTCGCTGCCGGCCACATCAGTGGAGAGAGCCCAAACGGCGGTTACCTTCAACCGCCAGGCCCCGGCTTCGCTTTCGCCACGGCTGCCCACGGCCGGGTTATACAGCGCGGGGTCGTCAAGCTCCGAGATTGCTGTTTCCACCAGCTGCACACCCACGGTTATGGTGCCAGTGGTAGGCACGGTAAATGTTGCGGACTCCACGTCCCGCACCTCACCTTTGATGTAGATGCGCCCGGCCAGGCAGGTGACAGAGCCCGTGGCAGCATCAACAACAATGCCGGCATCGCTGACGATGTCGCCGTCGGCAAACAAAGCGTCAGCGAGGCGTCTGTCCCGAGCCGCAGAAATGCTCTGCATTTCATTAAGTTCGGCCCCCTGCAGGGCGTAACCGTCACGATACATAACCCGGCTGTAGTGCTTGCTTTCATCGAAATTGTCGTAGTGGTCTTTGATCTCAGGCATGGGATGCTCCTTATATGGGCAGGACGAATTCGACGCTCTGCCGCACGCTGGGTGAGCGGTTAATTGAGGGGCTGATAATCTGGGCGGCCAGCAGCAACCCGGGGTCGGCTATTTCAGCAGGCAGAAAATACCGCTGGCCAGGGGGCAGTCCTTCGGCGGGCGAGCCGCCCATGAACACGCCCATTTCGCGGATAACGGCATTGGCGGCGTCGGCAAAGTCAAATTTTGTCAGCACGTACAGATACGGCGTGGGGGTAACGGACGGGCTATAACGCGCCTCTTGCACCTCCCCGTTGTTCCCCTGACTCACGGGAATGACAATGCTCCCCGAATCATCCGGAGCAGCAAAGCCAACAGTGGAAACGACGCGGCGGCCAACCTCGGCCATAAGCGCTGTTGCATTAACCAGTGATGGCAACGTGGCGCCTTCATCGTCCCAGGACGCATCCCCACTGCCCCAGGCGAGATAGAGCTTTTCATTGGCTATAGCGGCGGCAATGGCCGCTCGGCCTGTTTTGGTAAGGGTTGCAAGGGCCATGTTAGTCCTCCGTTGAGGTAGAGGTTATGTTTGTTTCTGCCACGT
This DNA window, taken from Desulfovibrio sp. 86, encodes the following:
- a CDS encoding DUF4815 domain-containing protein — translated: MPEIKDHYDNFDESKHYSRVMYRDGYALQGAELNEMQSISAARDRRLADALFADGDIVSDAGIVVDAATGSVTCLAGRIYIKGEVRDVESATFTVPTTGTITVGVQLVETAISELDDPALYNPAVGSRGESEAGAWRLKVTAVWALSTDVAGSEFYPVHSIDDGVPRAKETPPNLDSFNQGIARYDRDSTGGGTYVSSGMLVRAADSVGGSQVYTVTEGRCRVNGYGVELLTSRRISYTAAPDLRFIDTEVIEADGSATQRIAVAHPPINEITALRVTLQKTVSLVHGAYAGASDSLPDTSVMSLVNVKQGDTVYEAGNDYKKNGDKVDWSPAGAEPDPGSTYTVTYTYLDKSLTPGDVDFDGFTVSGAVPGTGIMVSYQQALPRIDRLCISADGVFSWLQGVASESNALAPAVPATMLSLASIVQTWRGPGTVKNDGVHVVPWSDMEALVNRVDYVLQEIARQRLEADVATRESGARVGMFVDPLRDDSMRDQGIAQTAAVVGGVLTLPVSARVYGLSADIATPKARNYTPRVLLAQPYKTGSMLVNPYQAFDPMPADVVLEPAVDRWTETKTDWTSTETRRITNMVYAPGAWDHGTTYTSTSSKTEAVGSTTSELEYLRQIDVAFTISGFGPKEKLQSIVFDGVNVSAKQNNLAANASGILTGSFTIPADIPAGAKAVAFTGAGGTKGSATFVGQGTLTATTLRQVQTITSTVIDPLAQTFILDEGVQLAGVDLWFLAKGGEVRVQIREVSGGYPTRTVLAEAIVPSSQIVVSGGGHTRVLFDAPVPLAAATDYAVVVLCNDATTALAIAELSQFDSTLQQWVSAQPYSVGVLLSSSNAVTWTAHQNRDLTFRLLGASFADGAATVPLGSATLSSAATDVVLLSLAETPTSQTRLEYALELPSGTVLTVAEGQPVRLTEPVSGGISVTAKLLGDAKGSPVLWPGSQLLAGSVQESADYYSRSIPAAGATRAVLIYDAVIPSGAGVTPEIQIDGGAWEAMTVSGTVTQGEGEVEFKFTSALADASLIKVRLALTGTIAARPQVSNIRLMAVA
- a CDS encoding DUF4376 domain-containing protein, with the translated sequence MTTFYSPDGNPEIWDEQPEGYITVEEWEAARAAEAAEAEVARLAEYNKSENAAARKLTAIDAETSAAITAGFDYVVADVTYHFSYDASDQQNFADSANVAMLSATGLSGLPASVTWNAYKNWTPEAGGELVRLNFGPADFLNLYVGGALAHKAAKMQMGGARKAAVAEALERGATAAEIESI